The genomic region TAGAACCAAATTTTATGGAAAGAGATTTAACAGCCTTCCTACCTATGAAGGAAGGGATTCCTTCAATCCTTGTTTTAGATATAGATAGAGGTGGAGCATTTTCTTCAGCTTACGGAGTTTATCAAATGTTACCTCCGTCGATTAGAAATTCACTCAAGGGATTTATAATTAATAAATTTAGAGGCTCTCCTTCTCTTCTAGAAAATGCAATAAAATGGTTAACAGAGAGAACTGGAATGAAGTTTTTAGGCACAATACCTTATTTTGACGAGGAATTGATTCTTCCGGAAGACTCCATGAACATTAAGGATTTTGGAGAAGGGAGTGAAGTAAATATTGCTATAATAAATTATCCATATATAAGTAATTTTAATGAATTTTTTGCGTTGCTAAAGTCAAATGCCTCAGTTAGATTTGTTAATAATCCAAAGAAACTAAGAAAAGACGATATCTTGATTCTTCCAGGGAGTAGGAATACTTACGAATCTTTAGTTTGGTTAAAGGAGAGAGGCTTTCTAGAAGAAATAAGGAAAAGACAAGTATTAGGTGTATGTGGAGGATTCCAAATAATGGGTAAGAAGCTTATCGATCCTTTTGGAATAGAGAGCGGAGAACCAAGAGAATACGACGGCTTAGGAATATTTGACTTTGTAGTAAAATTTGAGGAGGAAAAAGTTGTATCAGCAAGTGAAGGTTTATTACAAGATGGAAGTATAATAAAAGGCTACGAGATAAGGAGAGGAAGAATAATATATGAAGGAAATGATAAACCGCTATTGACAATAGTAAGGAGAAATGGCAAAGAGGTAGATGTCGCAGACGGTTCTTTGAAGGGAGATAAGTTGGGATTAAGCATTCATGGTTCTTTATATAGTAAAAATTTGTTGGAAAACTTTGGAGTAAAGATTTACTCTAGATCGATGGAAGAAGAGATAGTTTATATGGCGGAAAAAATTGAGAAGATTATTAAGCAAAACGTGGATATTGATGAAATTAAAGAAATATATACTCAAGGAAAATAGTTACATGTGTTTAATCCAGAAAGTTTCATTGAGGAAGTAAAGCCCCAAATATTAAAGGAAGTAAGAGAAGAGAAAATTTTAGCCGCAATTAGTGGTGGTGTAGATAGCACAACTGCTGCAGTATTAATGTATAAAATTTTGGGGAAACAGCTTCTTCCAATCATGATAGATACCGGCTTTCTTAGGAAAAATGAAGCAAGGAAAGTTAAAGATATGCTTAAAGATATTTTACCCCTGCAGGTAGTTGATAAAAGTGAAGAATTCATTTCAGCACTTGAAGGAATTTCTGATGCTGAAGAAAAGAGGAAGAAATTTAGAGATTTATTTTACTCTACTCTTTCAGCAATAGCAAAAGAAAATGGAATAAGATATCTCGTACAAGGTACAATAGCCGCAGATTGGGTTGAAACTCAAGGAGGGATAAAAACTCAGCATAACGTTTTAGTTCAACTGGGAATTGACACAGAAAAAACTTGGGGATTTAAGGTAATAGAACCTTTAGCAGACCTTTATAAGGATGAAGTAAGAGCGCTTGCAAAATATTTAGGTTTACCTAAAGAAATATCTGAAAGGCAACCTTTTCCTGGGCCAGGATTGTTAATAAGAGTAGTAGGAAAACTTACTAGAGAAAAATTAGAAATAGAGAGAGAAGTTAATGAAATTGTAGAGAACGAATTAAAAGATTTTGGTTACTCTCAATATTTTTCAGTAATCATTGACTCTCAAAAGTCCTTAGATGACTTAATATCAAGTGAGGTTAAAGTTCCGGTTTACGTTTATAATACGAGAGCTACTGGAGTCAAAGGCGATGTTAGGAGCTACGGTAAAATAGCTTCCATTCCTTTAATTGATGATTATGAAAAAGTTAGAGAAATTGTGCAAAAAATTACAAAATATGACGTAACTCACGTAGAGATGATAATAAATGATAGAAAAGACGGTAAATATTCTATAGGAATTAGGGCAGTTTTAACTCAAGATTTTATGACTGCAGATTTCGCTAAGATCGAGTTATCTAAACTTCAGAAAATTGCAGAAAAAATTATGGAGATTAACAAGGAAATTAAAGAAGTATTATACGACGTTACTTCCAAGCCTCCAGCAACTATCGAATATGAATAAAAATTTTTAAATTAGAGAAAAGAGATATATTTCTTATTAATGAGAATATTTTAGCTTTTCTAAGAGTTGTATCCTTTTTGCGGGATGTGGATGGTCGCTGAAAAAGTCCGCATACCAAGGTACTTTTTCGCGTTTCCAATATTCTATAAGCTCGTCAACATTATTTTCTGGGATATCTTCTTGAACTTCAGTAGGGGCAAAGAATAACATGTTGACTATATTATTATTGTGCTTTCTCCTATACCTTTCTATTGTTTCTGGATCTACAGATAGCGTTATCTTAGCCAAGGCCCTTTGCAAGTTCTCTGCTCCGCCTGGTACAGTTTCAGCTGAATTTACATCTGCATAAGCTTCTCTCATTCTATTTAGATGGAGAAGGAAGAACTGGAATATGTAGCTTACGGCTAATAAGGCTATGCCTACTAACCATAAGCTCCCCGCATTATTGTTTCTCCCTTCTCCTTCACCGCCTAGCATCCCGCTCCACATTAACGAATAGCCTATCCAAAATATGAGTGCAGGAATTAAACCTATTGCCATTAGCAGTTCTACGTCTTTATGTCTTAAATGACCTAACTCGTGACCTAATACGGCTTTTATTTCTTCTTTGTTTAGTATCTTCAATAGCGGCAAAGTTATTGCAACTCTTCTTCCTGCAATAGGACTTCCATAAGCAAATGCGTTAGGGAATGGTACGTCAGCTATGTATACCTTAGGAGGTGGTGAAATTTTATTATAATACGCAACTTCATTAACAACGTCTACTAACCATCCGTACTTTGGATCATTTGGTGTTACCTCTACGGCTTTGTACATTGCATTTATTAAGTATGGTCCAAATAGCCACTGTATGATATTTAATGCTATCAAGAAGCTAAGTATTCCTATAATTATAGCTGGTGCGAAGCTCATCCCATAAAAGTAACTAACTACTGCAAAAACTAATGCAAAACCTAGTAAAAAGATTCCTAAACTAGTAAGGATCATTCCAAGTCTAAGTTTTAAGACTGTTAAGTTCATACTTATCAAATCTTCATCTTATTTATGGGGATTATAAAGATTATTCAAAATCTGGACAATAAAATAAAGCAATAAGCTATCATTATCCTTGTAATTCCTAGTTTATCATATCTTTCTAAAATCTTTTATTTATGAACTAGAATATATTACTATGGAAGAAGTAGTTAAAGAATACATGAAAAGTAACGTAATTTCGGTTGAGAAATCTCTTACTTTAAAAGAAGTAACTGAAATCATGACTAAAAATAATGTAGGCTCGGTAATAGTGGTTGATCACGGAAAACCGATAGGCATAATAACTGAAAAAGATATTGTCAGAGCATTAGGTAGCGGAAAGGATTTGAATACAAAGGCTGAGGAAATAATGACTGCATCCTTGATTACGATAAGAGAAGATGCTCCCATAACTGGAGCTTTAAGTTTAATGAGAACGAACAATATTAGACATCTTCCGGTGGTTAACGAAGAAGGTAAACTTACTGGAATATTATCAATAAGAGACGTAGCGAGAGCCTTAGACGATATGTACGAGAATTATTTAGATTAAGATAAGCCTTATTATTTTTCCTTATTATTTTTTGATTGTGAAAATTAAGATCTGGAAAGAATGGTACGATATTCTGCTAAAACTGTCAAAAGATAAGAGGACTACATTAGAAGAGTTAATTAAGGAGATCATGAGCACGAACGATTGCATCAATTTACCTAGAGTAAATACCACGAGGAAGAAGGAGATTAATTTAAACTTAAATTATACAGAAAAGGAAGTCCTAGAAAGGATAGAAAAATTCCTCTTCTGTGATTAATATGTTAAAAACTAAAAAATCGCCTGGATTCGTTAGAATAGGATTATTTAACCTTTTAGTAAAGACTGCTGTAGCTCCAATATCTTTTCTCTTTTCCTTTTTGGTAGTTAGGTATTTATCTTCTATATCTATAGAAACTTTTGGAGTTTGGCAGTATATTTACGTGCTAATAACCGGGTATTTTACCATTCCTGCAGATCTTTTTTCCTCAATAACCTCAAGGTACTCTGCTGAAGGCAAAAACGTAGGCGGAATAATAATTATTAATGCATTAGCCGGCTCTATTTCTTCCTTTGCTTACTTCCTTTTGATCCCAACATTCATTCACTCTGCTGGATATAATCAACCTATTTATTTTTACACTGCAATTATGCTTATTGTACTTATTTACTTGAATAGAATCTCCGGTTCTGTTGCAATAGGCAGATCTCCTAGGTTAACCGCAATAAGTGCTTCAGGGTTTCAAATAGTTAGACTACTTTCCGCAATAATTATGATGTTTTACCTAAATCTATCAATAAATGCAGTAATATTTGCATATTCCTTAGGATATTTGGTTCAGATAATTTTCAATTTAACTTTCGTCAACGCTAGATTAGGAATAGACTTTAAAGTAGCTTTGTCTGCAGTTAGGAAATCAATTGTATTTATAATGAACTACGTGCAGTTAATGATAGAGGCAACTCTAGTTTGGGTTGTTGTTTTTATAGTTCACTCCGCTATCCCTGTATCATACTTTGAGTCTGCTTTAATAATTTCAAATTTGGTAGGTTGGTCTCAAGCGGCTACTGATGGGTTAATACTTAAACTTCAAGAAAGTAGGGATCCTAAATTAATAGAAATCGCAATAAAGTTCTTCTTTACTACTGGTGGGGTATTTCTCTTAATAATCTTTGTTGATGGAGAAAGATTGCTTTACGTTCTTAGGCCAGATTATGTTTCTTCAATATATGCCTTAATTGTACTATCTTTCTCAACTTTCATAAGATCTGCATATAGCATCTTTTATAGAGCAATATACATGGCTGACGAATCGTTGGCTGTAGAATCTAAAGGAGAATTTAGAGGATACACCGCTAAGCTAACCACAAGAAATGTGATAATCTCAAGTATAGGTGTTTCATCTTCTCTTCTTCTAATTTATTTGTTTAAAAATGGGAATATATATAAAATTTCTCCTATTCTGGCCGTTTTTATTTCGCTAGCACTACTTGTAAACTCCTTGGGCATGTTCTTTTCTTCGTATTTTATGTCAAAGAAAATTTACCGCTTTAATTTTCCAATAAGAGAAGTCGTAATTTCATTAATTCTTTCAGCAGTTTCTTCTTTACCTTTTATAGGAATAAGTAAAGTCAGAGCAATAGAACAAATGGTCATAATGCTAGAATTGACTCCTTTAGCTTTATTCCTTTATGTATCCTTAAGTTATATCTTTAATCCATACGCTAGAACTTTAATACATTCTATATTAAGAGAAGTAAAAAACTTTAAGCTATAAAATACTCTTAAGAATAATGTCTGGTTTAACAATTAGAATGAAAAGGCTTTTTGAAAAAGGAAAGGCTTTCGTTGTAGCTTTAGATCATGGGCTCGTAATGGGACCGTTAAAAGGTATTGAAAATCCGATAGAAGTTGTAAGTAAACTATCAAATATTCCCGACGCTTTACAAATGACTCCAGCCATGCTTAAGCTTGTTGAGGAGAATTTTTACAGCAGAAATTCCCCTATGCTAATAGCTAGGTTAGATACTGCAAATGTTTGGAGAAGAGAAAAGAAATACTCTCAAGGATATTATTCAATGGTTTACCAGATTAAAGAAGCTGTAGAAGCCGGGGCAGACGCTGTAGTTACTTATCTGGTAGTAGGTTATGGAGATGATAGAGTGGAAGGTTACAATGTAGAAGCCTTAGCTAAGGCAAGAGCAGAGGCTCACGATTACGGTATTCCATTTATCATAGAACCATTATATGTATCTCCTGACAATCCAGACTCAGTAAAGGACGCTAATTTCGTTAAATATGTAACCAGGTTAGCCTCAGAGATTGGTGCAGATATTTTGAAAGTCGATTATACTGGAAATAAGGAAGAGTTCAAAGAAGTAGTAAACGTAGCGTTCGCTCCAATATTAATAAGAGGCGGGCCAAAAACTAGGGACGATAAAGAGTTTTTATCAATGCTTAAGGACGCAGTTGATGCGGGAGCAAGTGGAGTAACTGTTGGTAGAAACTTATGGCAGTCAAAGAACCCTACGGCAATGGCAAAGGCTATAGCTGATGTAATAAGGGGTAAAAGCGTTGATGAAGCTTCAAAACTTCTGGTAGGTTAAAAATGATAAGAAAGGCAGTAATAACTGCCGCAGGAAAAGGTAGCAGAATGAAATACATAACGTCAGTCTTGCCAAAGGCACTTTTACCACTTTTTAAGCAAGAAGATGGAAAAAGAGTGATGAGACCAATAATAGACTTAATAATGTCTTCCCTATCTGCCGTGGGGGTTAATAATTTTTGCATAGTCGTTGGTAAACATGGTAAGTTATTAATGGACTATCTATTTGAAAGAGGAGTAACTTTCGTTTTCCAAGAAGAACCAAAAGGCTTTGGAGATGCGGTACTTAGAGCAGAAAATTTCGCTTGTGGCGAACCTTTCTTCGTTCATGCAGATGACGGTGTTCTTACTGGCGGATACTCTGAAGCTTCAGAATTATATGAAGAAAACAAGCCGGAAGCAGTCCTATTACTTAGGAAAGTAAATAATCCTTTTAGATATGGAATTGTAAAAGCTGAGGAAAAGGGAGAGTTTAGAAATCATAAGTTATATAAAATAATAGACGCGCAAGAAAAACCTAAACAGCCTTTCTCAGATCTTGCAATTTCGGCAGTTTATGTTTTCAAACCTAGTATATTTAAAGCACTAAAGGAAGTAGAAAACTATGAAGGGGAACTGGAACTAACATATGGTATAAAGAAAATCTTAGATCAAGGAGGAGAAATTTATGCCATACTTTTAGAAAAAGAAAAATGGCTTAACGTGGGAGATCCAGAACATTATTATGAAGCTCTAAAATACTCTTTCGAACAAATATGAAAGTTTCATTTTCTCCATTTTGTTTTAGGCATAATTACGTCCTTAAATTTCTCAAGCCTTTCCCTATAAGGTAGCAGATCTTCTATCATATTCTTTACCTCTTCTCTCATGAACCTCTTTGGAGTGAAACCCAAGGACTCCAAAATTTTCCTTTCAGGATTATAATAATGCTCTTCAGCTTCAACTCTTGGATTCTCAACGTGCTTTATTTCTACATGCAAGCCTAATTCTTCTCCTGCTTCTTTAACCATTTGCGCTATTTCATTTACACTGTGAATTTCCATAAATTGGTTAACAACTCTGTACTCACCTTGTTTCGGTGGGTGTTCTATTAATGTTCTTAGAGCCTCGACACTATCTTCTAGTGAAATGAATCCTCTAGTTTGTCCTCCCTTACCGTAAGGTGTTAATGGAAGTCCTAAAACTGCTTCAACGCAGAACCTATTTACTACTGTGCCCCAGACTTCGTCAAAATCGAATCTGGTCCTTAAAGACTCGTTTACTATTTCTGAAATTCTACTACCGTAAACTGGGCCTTGCATGATGTCAGTTATAGTTAATCCAAAAAGTTGGTTAAAGTAAGCTAAAAGGTAACTGTCAAATATTTTGGAAAAATGATAAACAGAGCCGCCCCATCTTGGTGTGAATATTTTATCTTTCTTACCATTAATAGTGGCCTCTATAAAAGCAGACTCTGGAATATCAAAATTTGGAGTGCCATATTCGCCCATAGTTCCCATTTTTAAAATGTGTATCGAAGGATCAATTTCTTTTACTAGATAAATTAAATTAAGAGTTCCGTCAAGATTATTATTTATTGTGTAAACTGCATGATCCAAGTCTTTCATGGAATAGGGAGCAGATCTTTGTTCTGCGAAGTCAACTATAACATCTGGTTTCGATTCCTTTATTACTTCCCTTAATTTTTCCTTGTCAGTTATATCTCCTTTATAGAATTTTATGTCAGCGTCAAGGTATTTTTTTACCGCGTTTACTCTCTCCTCTGGAGCCGGTAAAGGAAAAGCAGAATCTGAACCTATTTCTTCTACTGCTTTCCTAGTTGATAGATTATCCATGCCGTAAACTTCGTGATTTTTTGAAACCAACCTTAGAGCCAATGCCCAACCTATGTAACCATCTATTCCAAGGATTAGAACTCTCATCAATACTTCATAAGTTAACATAATAAAAACGTTTATGGTATGATTAGGAAAACTTTTTTCTTATAAATTAAAATATATACTATGATTCTTGTAGGTGTAGATGCAGGAGGAACTTCAACTATTTCAATAGCATATACATGCGAAGGAAAATTCATTGGAATTGGGGAATCTGGTCCAGGAAATTTCCACAATGTTGGATTAGAGAATGCAGTGAACAATATAAGGGATGCTATTTACAAGTCAACGAAAGGATTGAAGCCAGACGTAGCCTGCATAGGCTTAGCAGGCCTGGATTCAAAATATGATTATGAAGTCCTTTCTTCAGCTCTTAAGGATTTGGCTAAGGATACTATTATAGAACACGATTCTTTCATTTCTCTTTATGCAGAGACTAGAGGTAAGCCTGGGATTATAATAATTTCTGGAACCGGAAGCGTAGTGATGGGATATGATGGTAAACAAAGAATTAGAGTTGGTGGTGCAGGCTGGTTATTATCGGATGAAGGTTCTGCTTATTGGGTAGGAAGAAAAGCATTAAGACTCTTAGTAAAAATGCTTGATGGAAGAGAAGAAAAAACGCTGTTGGCCGATTTAATATTACAAAGGCTTTCAGCTAGCGGTCTAGATGATTTAATAAAATGGACTTATCATGAAGGACACAAGATTGAGGAAATAGCATCTTTAGCTCAAGTAGTCGATATAGCAGCAAATAAAGGAGATAAAAAAGCCCAAGAGCTTTTTTATCTAGCGGCTAAGGAGATAGCAAATAACGTAGTTTATATTTCTAAAAAGTTAGGAATAAGAACAGCTTACATGAGTGGAGGAATGTTTTCATCTAAGTTGTTTAAATCTTATGTTATAGAACAGCTGAAGAAAGAAGGCATAGTAGCTTTTGACAAAAAGAAAAGCCCAGAATTTGGTGCTTTATTGATAGCCTTTGATAAAGCTGGTTGCGTTAATGAACCGGAAGAGCCACGCCTTCACTCCTAGGATCTGCAACAGCTATAAATTCGTCTCCTTTCCTTTTCATTGCTTGAACAATTCCAACTTCGCTCGATAGATACTCCGTTTGTGTTGCTGGAATTCCTAATCTCTTCTCTGCAATGACCTTACCATTAACGTACATGAACCTAGGGGCATTCACTGCCTCATCAATTTCCATTGAGTAGTCTGCATAATATTCAAATACTTCAGAATGAATTTGTGGCCTTAAATCTCCGCCTGCACAACCTATTATTAAGTCCTCATTGTCTTTGCTTGCAAGCAGGATAGAGAGAGTATGAAGTGGCCTTTTTCTGCCTTCGGGTTTGTTTACCCCATCTTTAAATCCATATCCTCTATTATTAAACACGATGTCGTCGACTATTATTCCAGACCCAAATGGGTAAAACAAGCTTTGTATAAATCCTACCTCATTTTCTCCATCTGATACAACGAAGAATGTAGTGTCTCCATCATATAAGTTAACCGGAATGCCTTCAGTAGTCATTTTCTGAATTAAATATCCTTCATCTAACAAATAGGAAGGAGGTTGATAAAACCTAGGATCCGCTATATACCTATCTCTGTCGTCGTACGCTAAAATTGAAATTTTTACATGATTATTTACTCTCTTAATATCATTATAGGGTAATTTATTTATTCTAGACAACTCTACCATCTTTAGGATTTGTAGCGTCGTTAATCCTTGAGTATTCGGTGGGAATTCGTAAACGTCGTAGTCCTTGTACCTAATCTTTAGTAAGGAAACCTCTTCACCATGAAATTGAGAAAAATCATCACTCTCCACTGGTACACCTTGACTTTTTAGTCCTTCTACTATTTCTTGGGAAATTTTTCCTTCATAAAATTCCCTTGGATCTCTTGAAATCTCCTTAAGAATTTTACCTAGTCTAGGCAATTTTATGAAATCTCCGAATCTCTTATTCCCAAATAGCTTTTCAAATTGAGGATTAAATTTTGGAGAAGTTATTATAGCATGATGTAAAGCTCTTCCTACATAAAATCCGTTTGTTGCTAGAGAGATTGCAGGCTTTAAGAGTTCATAAAGATCCATTGTAGTATAATTTTCTTGCAAGTAATTCCATAGATCTACTAGCCCTGGAACCACAACTGAATTGGGGTCTCTTTCATTAATCTTTTCGGCCTTTAAATTCTTAGGAGACCAACCTGAAGAGTTGTAAGCTTTTATACCTTCAGAGGATTTTATTAAAATAAATCCATCTCCTCCTAACCCACTAGTGTGAGGCAAAACTACTGATAATACTGCACTTATTGCTATAGAAGCATCAAACGCGTTCCCTCCGCTCTCCAAGATCTTTGCCCCAAAATAGCTTGCAATATAATTTTGTGTAGCCACAACCTTTTTACCTACTGCAGATATCATGTATGTTTTTAATTCACTAGAGGTAATTAAGTATAAGCCTTGAACATTCCAGAAGAAACAAAAAAGGAGCTTAAGGAAGGAGTTTGCGTAACATGTTGTGAGGAGTATGTAATATGTATGACAACAGATTTGCCCAGGAATTTTAATGCTCCAGTTGATATAGAAGTTGATAGGGATAAGGGGAGCGTCCTTTTAAGGAATATAATAAAGGATGATCCTCAAAATCCTCTATATATAGAATATTACATTGATAGACAATTCGTAGAGAACATATCGAGATCAGGAAAGATTGACATATTTTTCGTAAACGAGAGATTCGATGAACTTGGTAAATTTGAAGTAAAGTTAATGAAAGAAGACTTAGCAATAATAAGGAGGGAAATAGGCCTTGGAAATTAAGAAAGCTCAAGAAAAATTAAAGGAAATGTATTTACAAAAGGATAAAGATAGAGGGCTTTTCGCTACTTTTACGTGGTTTACTGAAGAAGTTGGAGAGCTAGCAGAGGCTCTCCTATCTGGTGAAAGGAATAAAATTGAGGAAGAACTCGCAGATGTCATAGCTTGGGCAATATCGATAGCCAACTTAGAGAATATCGATGTAGAAGAAGCTTTAAGGAAAAAGTACAACTTATAAGCTATGCAAAGGAACGAGTTTTACGAAGAGCTAAAGAAAGCTTTGTGGGACGGAAAGGAGAAGTATTATAGGAACCTAGTTTACATAGAAAAGAAGGATTACCTTGATGACTTGTTAGCGTCAATTAAGACCTACTTGGAAGTAAATCAAAGCCCTAGCGTAATTTACGCTTTCCACCCTTGGGTTTCTAAAGCCAAGGAGAGAAGGAATATAATTAAAGAGTTATTTAAAGAAGGTAAATTTGAAGACGTGGATTATGCATCTACAGACGAATATCTTGGTAATACATACGACCTAGTTATTTTAGATCTTGTAGATAATTTTCAACCAAATTACATAGGAAGATTAGTTGATTTAGCGAGAGGAGGAGGCCTAGTAATTCTATATACAGATAATCTAACTGAAAATAAAATGTTTAGAAATTCTATAGTAAGATATGGTAAAATTCTAGATATTTATGAGAGACGATTTAGAAAAAAATTAGAAGAGCATGAGGGAATTTTCATAGCTAATGAAGAAGGTTATAAAGCTAGACCCTTTGTCGGTAATACAAAAAAGGAAGAAGTAAAAATACCTCAAAAGACTTTGATGCCGAGAGAGCTTCACGAGCTTGCAATAAGTCAAGACCAGATAAAAGTCTTAGAAGAATTCTACTTCCTATTAAGAGGAGGAAAAAGAGTAATTTCTCTAACAGCAGCTAGAGGAAGAGGTAAAAGTGCTGTAACCGGTTTAGGTTTAGCTGGAATAATAAAGATAAACTTGGACGAAGGCTACGATACTGAAGTAACAGTAACTGCTCCTTCATTGTACTCTGCATCACAAATTATGGAATTCGCTAAGAAAGGTTTGGATGTATTAAAGATAAAAAATAAGGAAAAAAATTCAGATACTGGATTTATAAGAGAAATAAGTGGAGACGATTTTGAAATACATTATAAGCCTCCGGATGCCGTATCTGAGGTTGAAACTGGTAAAGGAATATTAGTTATAGACGAGGCTGCCGCATTAGGTGTTAATTTTATTGACTTAGCCTTAAGGAAATGGAAGAAGGTTGTTCTAGTTACAACGATTCACGGTTATGAAGGTTCAGGGAAGGCTTTCATTAGGTATTTAAGAAAAATAATCTCGGAAAGAAAGGCTCCTGTTAGATTACTTACAATGCAAAAACCTTTAAGATATGCTGAAGGTGATCCAATAGAAAAATGGTTATATGATGCATTAGTTTTAAATCCTGAGCCTCAAAGACTGCCAGAGGATATTTCTATAGCATTTTATGAAACTCAGGATAAAGAAGAATTGCTAATGAATGATAATAAACTCTTTCAAGTTTATGGAATATTAGTTTCTGCTCACTATAGAAATAATCCAGACGATTTAATGATTATGTCAGATGGAATTCATCATTCAATAAAAACAATTTACTCTGGAGATTCTTATTTAGCTGTTGTTCAGACGTCAGAAGAAGGAGACTTGCCAGATAATTTGATAGATTTAGCATTAAGAGGTGGAACATTTGACGGTGATTTAATTCCAGATAGATTATTAAAGCATGTAAGATTAAGGGATTTTGGAAAATTAAAGGGATGGAGAATAATAAGGATTGCGGTAGTCCCAGAACTTCAAGATAAGGGATTAGGT from Acidianus ambivalens harbors:
- a CDS encoding nucleotidyltransferase family protein gives rise to the protein MIRKAVITAAGKGSRMKYITSVLPKALLPLFKQEDGKRVMRPIIDLIMSSLSAVGVNNFCIVVGKHGKLLMDYLFERGVTFVFQEEPKGFGDAVLRAENFACGEPFFVHADDGVLTGGYSEASELYEENKPEAVLLLRKVNNPFRYGIVKAEEKGEFRNHKLYKIIDAQEKPKQPFSDLAISAVYVFKPSIFKALKEVENYEGELELTYGIKKILDQGGEIYAILLEKEKWLNVGDPEHYYEALKYSFEQI
- a CDS encoding class I fructose-bisphosphate aldolase — protein: MSGLTIRMKRLFEKGKAFVVALDHGLVMGPLKGIENPIEVVSKLSNIPDALQMTPAMLKLVEENFYSRNSPMLIARLDTANVWRREKKYSQGYYSMVYQIKEAVEAGADAVVTYLVVGYGDDRVEGYNVEALAKARAEAHDYGIPFIIEPLYVSPDNPDSVKDANFVKYVTRLASEIGADILKVDYTGNKEEFKEVVNVAFAPILIRGGPKTRDDKEFLSMLKDAVDAGASGVTVGRNLWQSKNPTAMAKAIADVIRGKSVDEASKLLVG
- the htpX gene encoding zinc metalloprotease HtpX; this encodes MNLTVLKLRLGMILTSLGIFLLGFALVFAVVSYFYGMSFAPAIIIGILSFLIALNIIQWLFGPYLINAMYKAVEVTPNDPKYGWLVDVVNEVAYYNKISPPPKVYIADVPFPNAFAYGSPIAGRRVAITLPLLKILNKEEIKAVLGHELGHLRHKDVELLMAIGLIPALIFWIGYSLMWSGMLGGEGEGRNNNAGSLWLVGIALLAVSYIFQFFLLHLNRMREAYADVNSAETVPGGAENLQRALAKITLSVDPETIERYRRKHNNNIVNMLFFAPTEVQEDIPENNVDELIEYWKREKVPWYADFFSDHPHPAKRIQLLEKLKYSH
- a CDS encoding teichoic acid transporter, which encodes MLKTKKSPGFVRIGLFNLLVKTAVAPISFLFSFLVVRYLSSISIETFGVWQYIYVLITGYFTIPADLFSSITSRYSAEGKNVGGIIIINALAGSISSFAYFLLIPTFIHSAGYNQPIYFYTAIMLIVLIYLNRISGSVAIGRSPRLTAISASGFQIVRLLSAIIMMFYLNLSINAVIFAYSLGYLVQIIFNLTFVNARLGIDFKVALSAVRKSIVFIMNYVQLMIEATLVWVVVFIVHSAIPVSYFESALIISNLVGWSQAATDGLILKLQESRDPKLIEIAIKFFFTTGGVFLLIIFVDGERLLYVLRPDYVSSIYALIVLSFSTFIRSAYSIFYRAIYMADESLAVESKGEFRGYTAKLTTRNVIISSIGVSSSLLLIYLFKNGNIYKISPILAVFISLALLVNSLGMFFSSYFMSKKIYRFNFPIREVVISLILSAVSSLPFIGISKVRAIEQMVIMLELTPLALFLYVSLSYIFNPYARTLIHSILREVKNFKL
- the agl3 gene encoding UDP-sulfoquinovose synthase, with the protein product MRVLILGIDGYIGWALALRLVSKNHEVYGMDNLSTRKAVEEIGSDSAFPLPAPEERVNAVKKYLDADIKFYKGDITDKEKLREVIKESKPDVIVDFAEQRSAPYSMKDLDHAVYTINNNLDGTLNLIYLVKEIDPSIHILKMGTMGEYGTPNFDIPESAFIEATINGKKDKIFTPRWGGSVYHFSKIFDSYLLAYFNQLFGLTITDIMQGPVYGSRISEIVNESLRTRFDFDEVWGTVVNRFCVEAVLGLPLTPYGKGGQTRGFISLEDSVEALRTLIEHPPKQGEYRVVNQFMEIHSVNEIAQMVKEAGEELGLHVEIKHVENPRVEAEEHYYNPERKILESLGFTPKRFMREEVKNMIEDLLPYRERLEKFKDVIMPKTKWRK
- a CDS encoding cobyric acid synthase; translation: MAIIISSTMSDSGKSFVTAGLVRLLGGIPFKSQNMSLNSFPSEEGGEIAFIQAFQAIGAGLKPSSYMNPILLKPSSSGKIEVIFFGKSLGNLRPEEYYNMIPSFWDKIKNSIKENYVIEAAGGIEPNFMERDLTAFLPMKEGIPSILVLDIDRGGAFSSAYGVYQMLPPSIRNSLKGFIINKFRGSPSLLENAIKWLTERTGMKFLGTIPYFDEELILPEDSMNIKDFGEGSEVNIAIINYPYISNFNEFFALLKSNASVRFVNNPKKLRKDDILILPGSRNTYESLVWLKERGFLEEIRKRQVLGVCGGFQIMGKKLIDPFGIESGEPREYDGLGIFDFVVKFEEEKVVSASEGLLQDGSIIKGYEIRRGRIIYEGNDKPLLTIVRRNGKEVDVADGSLKGDKLGLSIHGSLYSKNLLENFGVKIYSRSMEEEIVYMAEKIEKIIKQNVDIDEIKEIYTQGK
- a CDS encoding CBS domain-containing protein translates to MEEVVKEYMKSNVISVEKSLTLKEVTEIMTKNNVGSVIVVDHGKPIGIITEKDIVRALGSGKDLNTKAEEIMTASLITIREDAPITGALSLMRTNNIRHLPVVNEEGKLTGILSIRDVARALDDMYENYLD
- a CDS encoding ATP-binding protein gives rise to the protein MFNPESFIEEVKPQILKEVREEKILAAISGGVDSTTAAVLMYKILGKQLLPIMIDTGFLRKNEARKVKDMLKDILPLQVVDKSEEFISALEGISDAEEKRKKFRDLFYSTLSAIAKENGIRYLVQGTIAADWVETQGGIKTQHNVLVQLGIDTEKTWGFKVIEPLADLYKDEVRALAKYLGLPKEISERQPFPGPGLLIRVVGKLTREKLEIEREVNEIVENELKDFGYSQYFSVIIDSQKSLDDLISSEVKVPVYVYNTRATGVKGDVRSYGKIASIPLIDDYEKVREIVQKITKYDVTHVEMIINDRKDGKYSIGIRAVLTQDFMTADFAKIELSKLQKIAEKIMEINKEIKEVLYDVTSKPPATIEYE